In Aspergillus flavus chromosome 3, complete sequence, one genomic interval encodes:
- a CDS encoding putative O-methyltransferase, which produces MLASPLIVQAITKYVYHNILLREKTPYISLPNQVLGKLYTMESLIAKIQQEAASANYVERKKLLDTLRDLQYSIETPEDAMQRVIHMNLHFAAIRTALDLNLFNDILDNAEPSTVNHLAAKHSADPLLLGKYRNSSSVHSAQCAPEILTRKTGRVLRYLASLGVLKEAGRDTFTSTRYTSNLARPEIQAGLYVYFDMCNPTYQEMPRYLAETGYQNPTSFTDGIFQRAHKTDLHTFAFVHGDPVRSAHFNHFMKAQRGSQPKCFDLYPFDEESKGWPSDKPLFVDVGGGAGYQTVSFLERFPNLPGRVVLQDLPEPIEDAKSVVPENVERMAHNFFEPQPVIGAKYYYLRMILHDHTDENSIKILSNLVPALGEDSLILLDEMVLPSQRVDEASTQHDLTMMTFHSSMERSEEQWAKLVGAVGLKIKKVVPYAPGYNLGVVVCGL; this is translated from the exons ATGCTTGCCAGCCCGCTAATTGTACAGGCAATTACAAAATATGTCTATcataatatactattaagAGAGAAGACTCCTTACATTTCTCTACCTAACCAAGTTTTGGGAAAGCTGTACACCATGGAAAGCCTGATCGCGAAGATACAGCAGGAGGCTGCTTCAGCCAATTATGTGGAGCGCAAAAAGCTCCTAGACACCTTGCGAGACTTACAATACAGCATCGAGACCCCCGAGGATGCTATGCAGAGAGTGATACACATG AATCTTCACTTTGCTGCAATCCGCACGGCTCTTGACTTGAACCTTTTtaatgatatccttgacaaTGCAGAGCCCTCGACTGTCAATCACCTAGCAGCCAAGCACTCTGCAGACCCGTTGCTTCTCGGCAAGTACCGAAACTCCAGTTCAGTCCACAGTGCTCAATGCGCCCCAGAAATTCTAACTAGGAAGACAGGTCGTGTTCTACGCTATCTAGCGTCGCTAGGGGTGCTTAAAGAAGCAGGCCGAGACACCTTTACTTCGACGCGATATACATCCAATCTCGCCAGACCCGAGATTCAGGCCGGATTGTACGTCTACTTCGACATGTGTAACCCAACCTATCAAGAAATGCCTCGTTACCTTGCGGAAACAGGCTACCAGAACCCTACCAGTTTCACCGACGGCATTTTCCAAAGGGCTCACAAAACGGACTTGCACACATTCGCCTTCGTTCATGGCGATCCCGTGAGGAGTGCTCACTTCAATCACTTCATGAAAGCACAACGCGGATCCCAACCCAAATGCTTCGACCTTTACCCGTTTGACGAGGAAAGTAAGGGCTGGCCATCCGATAAGCCCCTATTCGTGGATGTCGGTGGCGGCGCCGGATATCAAACCGTCTCCTTCCTAGAGCGATTTCCAAATCTCCCTGGTCGGGTGGTTTTGCAGGACTTGCCGGAGCCGATCGAGGACGCAAAATCGGTGGTTCCGGAGAATGTCGAGCGAATGGCGCATAACTTCTTCGAGCCACAGCCTGTCATAG GTGCCAAGTACTACTATTTGCGAATGATATTGCATGACCATACAGACGAGAATAGCATCAAGATTCTGAGTAATCTAGTCCCGGCTCTGGGGGAAGATTCTCTGATTTTGCTTGATGAAATGGTCTTACCCTCTCAGCGCGTGGATGAGGCGTCCACACAACATGATCTGACCATGATGACGTTTCATAGCTCCATGGAGCGATCGGAGGAACAATGGGCGAAGCTTGTAGGAGCCGTGGGactgaagatcaagaaagtGGTCCCCTATGCACCAGGTTACAATCTGGGAGTTGTCGTATGTGGGCTCTGA
- a CDS encoding FAD binding domain protein: MVRRKSAALDARVLKTVEIVRLHIIIVGAGLAGISAAISCALAGHSVTVLEAAKELAEVGAGLQITPNGSRLLKAWDLPQTMWDQAAEPTQLTVHRYSGAVLAREVDFDKKIRRKYGVPFVDLHRGDLQQALYERAQQLGVKFHLNERVQNVDPAVPLLTTISGHEYHADLIVGADGLWSRTRECFLGTADPPKPTGDLAYRIVLSLDQIKEPALRDWVSHPEVNFWIGPGSHAVGYSLKSGKMYNLVLLVPDDLPPGITKQPGNVEEMKLLFEGWDPILTQLLGYVKRVDKWKLMHREELPSWINEANNFVLIGDSCHPMLPYLAQGANSSMEDGAALGTILKSVTKKEQLPNALHKFEKLRKLRSEAIARETFKQRNDFHMQDGPDQEARDEIFISQLGREEITGAFPSRWTCPVVQPWIYGYDAIVEAEKALKGRRFSNIEGESPKM, translated from the exons ATGGTACGTCGGAAATCTGCT GCGCTTGACGCCCGTGTTCTCAAGACAGTTGAAATAGTCCGGTTACATATCATCATTGTCGGCGCAGGTCTCGCAGGGATTTCTGCTGCCATATCGTGCGCATTAGCCGGCCATTCAGTCACCGTCCTCGAGGCAGCAAAAGAACTTGCAGAA GTTGGTGCCGGCCTCCAAATCACCCCTAATGGCTCGCGCCTTCTCAAAGCCTGGGATCTTCCTCAAACCATGTGGGATCAGGCAGCTGAACCAACACAGTTGACCGTACATCGATATTCTGGGGCAGTGCTGGCCCGTGAGGTTGACTTTGATAAGAAGATCCGAAGGAAATACGGCGTGCCTTTCGTTGATCTGCATCGAGGGGACTTACAACAAGCTTTGTACGAACGGGCTCAGCAGTTGGGAGTGAAGTTCCATCTGAATGAACGCGTACAAAATGTTGATCCCGCAGTGCCGTTGCTAACGACTATTTCGGGGCACGAATACCACGCTGACTTAATCGTTGGAGCTGATGGCTTGTGGTCACGAACTCGAGAATGCTTCCTAGGAACTGCTGATCCGCCCAAGCCGACAGGAGACTTGGCATATCGAATTGTTCTGTCTCTGGATCAAATCAAAGAGCCAGCTTTACGAGACTGGGTCAGCCATCCAGAAGTCAATTTTTGGATTGGTCCTGGATCACACGCGGTTGGATACTCCTTAAAGTCGGGTAAAATGTATAATCTTGTATTGCTTGTACCGGATGATCTACCTCCAGGTATCACGAAGCAACCTGGAAATGTCGAAGAAATGAAACTGCTCTTCGAAGGCTGGGATCCCAT TCTCACCCAGCTTCTAGGCTACGTTAAGAGAGTTGACAAGTGGAAACTTATGCATA GAGAGGAGCTACCATCATGGATCAACGAAGCCAATAATTTTGTCTTAAT AGGCGATTCCTGCCATCCCATGCTTCCATATCTTGCACAGGGCGCTAATTCGTCCATGGAGGATGGCGCGGCCTTAGGGACGATCTTAAAGTCCGTCACAAAGAAGGAGCAACTCCCGAATGCTTTGCATAAGTTTGAAAAACTTCGAAAATTGAGAAGTGAGGCTATCGCCAGGGAAACATTTAAACAG CGGAATGATTTCCACATGCAGGATGGCCCTGACCAAGAAGCTCGAGACGAAATATTCATATCACAGCTCGGCAGAGAAGAAATCACTGGTGCTTTTCCTAGCCGATG GACGTGCCCCGTTGTCCAACCATGGATATATGGATATGATGCGATAGTCGAAGCTGAAAAAGCGCTTAAAGGCAGAAGATTCTCCAACATTGAAGGGGAATCCCCGAAGATGTAG
- a CDS encoding 2,4-dichlorophenol 6-monooxygenase translates to MGSIQVDDTIQFSPGPLIVGAGPVGMLTALRLAQLGVPCTLCEMNTETTRWPKMDHNSCHTMEILRIMGLVEEYRQQPGAVPQHSDWDTIFFNTCGVNKKLVSRWHIPSNNEYRAKIHANNDGSQPAEPGQRCSQIVLEAFLKKKCLAEPLIATHFGYKFVSLGEDNEGVTATFRDMDNHEKMIRTPYLVGADGAQSKVRKSVGIQLKGRPLPAAFFMVHFRSKELTKLSPFGKWWHAFGLHGGFMIDQDDVDTYTCHEPCSADAAAIRELQEHPEEIPYRVLGSLGKPYKFKIDEIMLANAWRPNFGLADSYVSRDGHGRVFLCGDAAHRNPPHGGYGMNSGVEDAISLAWRLSALHKGIGGGNLVTSYTDERRPNMMLRLERCDAHIGKFTPMIVRTMTAPNTDIFLEKSEEGEKARAEVARHLDRVGPENIDRGVELDLRYLNSAIIVSDGTREPRFDNMRYTPSTRPGHRAPHVFLRDNQTSIVDLYGIEWSLMDFSQVESDNQTANGFVSLDNKATSPVATFKAVAKAMRIPLTHVELDAGEKHVKNVWENYDYVLVRPDGYVAWRGGKEGARDEHCELNEGRIRNILSIALGWKTDPGFMEWEKKELNLEINLTSIHGVEEELGVGEGQGDAFVGFFKEDKRKVVGNDLN, encoded by the exons ATGGGCTCCATCCAGGTAGACGACACAATTCAATTTTCCCCAGGCCCTCTCATAGTAGGGGCGGGCCCGGTTGGTATGTTGACAGCTCTTAGGCTGGCACAGCTGGGGGTACCATGCACGTTATGCGAAATGAATACCGAGACGACACGCTGGCCCAAGATGGACCACAACAGCTGCCATACCATGGAGATTTTGCGCATAATGGGGCTGGTTGAGGAATATCGACAACAACCTGGGGCTGTACCACAGCATAGCGATTGGGATACCATTTTTTTCAACACTTGCGGGGTGAACAAGAAGCTTGTTAGTCGATGG CATATCCCAAGCAACAACGAATATCGCGCCAAGATTCATGCAAATAACGATGGCTCACAGCCTGCCGAGCCTGGTCAGCGTTGCTCGCAGATAGTGCTGGAAGCATtcttgaagaaaaaatgCCTCGCCGAACCCCTGATTGCGACTCACTTTGGTTACAAATTTGTATCGCTTGGGGAAGACAACGAGGGCGTCACTGCTACTTTCAGAGATATGGACAATCATGAAAAGATGATTAGAACCCCTTACTTGGTCGGCGCAGATGGTGCCCAAAGTAAAGTAAGGAAAAGCGTCGGGATTCAACTGAAGGGAAGACCTCT GCCAGCTGCCTTTTTCATGGTCCACTTCCGGTCCAAAGAACTCACCAAGCTCTCCCCATTCGGCAAGTGGTGGCACGCCTTTGGCCTCCACGGCGGCTTTATGATTGACCAAGACGACGTTGACACTTATACCTGTCACGAACCTTGTTCTGCTGATGCCGCCGCCATCAGAGAGCTCCAAGAACATCCTGAGGAAATCCCTTATCGTGTCCTTGGCAGTCTCGGCAAGCCTTACAAATTTAAAATCGACGAAATCATGTTGGCGAATGCATGGCGTCCGAACTTTGGTCTTGCAGATTCCTATGTGAGTCGTGATGGACATGGCCGTGTGTTCCTCTGCGGTGACGCTGCTCATCGGAACCCTCCCCATGGCGGCTATGGGATGAACAGCGGCGTAGAAGACGCCATCTCGCTCGCGTGGCGTCTCTCCGCTTTACACAAAGGAATTGGTGGAGGCAACCTCGTTACTTCCTATACAGATGAGCGCAGACCGAACATGATGTTGCGTCTCGAACGTTGCGATGCCCATATCGGCAAATTCACTCCGATGATCGTGCGTACGATGACGGCCCCGAACACCGACATTTTCCTCGAGAAGagcgaggaaggagagaaggcACGAGCCGAGGTAGCAAGACACCTGGACCGCGTGGGACCTGAAAATATCGACCGTGGAGTGGAACTGGACCTGAGGTATTTGAATAGTGCAATCATTGTGAGCGACGGGACGAGGGAGCCGAGATTCGATAACATGCGCTATACGCCAAGTACAAGGCCCGGCCATAGGGCACCACATGTATTCTTGAGGGATAACCAAACAAGTATCGTGGATCTCTATGGGATAGAATGGTCATTGATGGACTTCTCGCAGGTCGAAAGTGACAATCAAACGGCCAATGGCTTCGTCAGTTTGGATAACAAAGCGACCTCCCCGGTGGCGACATTCAAAGCTGTAGCCAAGGCAATGAGGATACCGCTGACGCATGTCGAACTGGATGCCGGAGAGAAGCACGTTAAGAACGTGTGGGAAAATTACGATTATGTGTTAGTCCGTCCGGACGGATATGTCGCCTGGCGtggaggcaaagaagggGCGAGGGATGAACATTGTGAGCTGAACGAAGGACGGATCAGAAATATCTTGAGCATTGCGCTGGGCTGGAAGACAGACCCTGGGTTTATGgagtgggagaagaaggagctgaatCTAGAAATTAATCTGACAAGCATTCATGGTGTGGAAGAGGAGCTAGGGGTGGGCGAGGGCCAGGGGGATGCGTTTGTGGGATTTTTCAAGGAGGATAAGAGAAAAGTTGTGGGAAACGATCTCAATTAA
- a CDS encoding putative MFS transporter, with amino-acid sequence MPDSTSTQQDEEKAIEPPVVSESPALDSDLPPEGGVRGWLCCAGGSLGLFATLGFLNAIGIFQTTYQETLLKDYSSSDISWIFTIQLALIWAPGSLFGRIVDAYGPRPVMLPCTFLCLFSLCMTSLSTEYYQIILAQGIGYGLGAGGIFTTSLVCVSQWFVKQRGLALGITVAGSSIGGVIFPFFLRLVMEDVGFNGMVRYTALFIGIALVGAFFLLSARLPPKKWDPETTWIDFKLFKNRGFAFYALGSYFVMWGLWAPFDYLPSMAQLSGMSDSLALYLLAIVNAASLFGRIIPGHIGDKVGYFNIIVASAFFSCIAILCLWLPFDYHSSNAGLIVFAVVYGFFSGAFVSIMMPCCAKSGSLETLGRQIGTYQGVIAISTLTGLPIMGAILGRQHNSTFMGLQVFAIATMFIGFVLLLISRNVLAAAHGTWKY; translated from the exons ATGCCCGACTCCACCAGCACCCaacaggatgaagagaaggctATAGAACCCCCTGTGGTCTCCGAGAGCCCTGCTCTGGACTCAGATCTCCCACCGGAAGGCGGCGTTCGAGGTTGGCTATGTTGCGCTGGCGGTTCCCTAGGTCTGTTCGCTACCTTGGGCTTCTTGAACGC CATTGGTATCTTCCAAACCACCTATCAAGAGACTCTCTTAAAGGACTACAGCTCTTCGGATATCTCATGGATCTTTACAATCCAGCTCGCTCTCATATGGGCTCCCGGTTCCCTATTCGGCCGCATTGTAGATGCCTACGGACCGCGTCCGGTCATGCTCCCATGTACCTTCCTTTGCCTCTTCTCACTGTGCATGACGAGTCTTAGCACTGAGTACTATCAGATCATCTTGGCACAGGGAATCGGTTATGGACTCGGGGCTGGAGGTATTTTCACCACCTCCCTGGTCTGCGTGAGCCAGTGGTTCGTCAAGCAGCGAGGCCTTGCTCTGGGAATTACTGTTGCGGGCAGTAGTATTG GAGGCGTAATATTCCCATTCTTTCTACGACTGGTTATGGAAGACGTAGGATTCAATGGCATGGTACGCTACACGGCACTATTTATTGGTATCGCTTTAGTTGgtgccttctttcttctcagTGCGCGCCTACCTCCTAAGAAATGGGACCCAGAAACGACATGGATTGATTTCAAGCTGTTCAAAAACCGAGGCTTTGCTTTCTATGCCCTCGGCTCATATTTTGTGATGTGGGGACTATGGGCGCCCTTCGATTATCTTCCGAGCATGGCCCAATTGTCGGGAATGTCGGATTCGCTGGCCCTCTACCTTCTTGCGATCGTGAA TGCTGCTTCACTTTTCGGACGAATTATCCCCGGACACATCGGAGACAAGGTGGGATACTTTAACATCATAGTCGCGTCcgccttcttcagctgcaTTGCTATCCTCTGTTTATGGCTGCCTTTCGATTATCATTCTTCCAATGCCGGCCTCATCGTTTTTGCTGTGGTTTACGGCTTTTTCAGCGGCGCCTTCGTTAGCATCATGATGCCATGTTGTGCGAAGTCCGGCAGCCTAGAGACTTTGGGGAGACAGATAGGTACTTATCAGGGTGTTATAGCTATCTC TACTCTTACTGGTTTGCCGATCATGGGAGCTATTCTGGGAAGGCAGCATAATTCAACCTTTATGGGCTTGCAAGTATTTGCCATTGCGACCATGTTTATCGGCTTCGTGTTGCTCTTGATTTCTCGTAATGTCCTGGCTGCGGCTCACGGAACATGGAAATACTGA
- a CDS encoding putative epoxide hydrolase: MTAKWRATRLLHGVRAIVGGQGPPLILIPGWPQTAEAFSGIFEPLSKHYQFLALDPPGLGDSAPPLNGYDTANVSKVMAEAIHDHLKDRPYHLIGHDVGGWIAYPWAAQFQSRIKSLSILDASVPGFLPQLQFPLPHPTNMRLWQFSFNALPELPEILTRGRERELLTWFFKLKTVHADAFSKDHFERYIQAYSRPGAMSRGFEYYRAFGTSAKQNLEFAKTPLDIPVLALGGASSVGSDMIHLVRNFATNVSGGAIHDCGHFLPEEQPSAVARRLLEFLDANQSE; encoded by the coding sequence ATGACAGCGAAATGGCGAGCCACACGTCTCCTCCATGGAGTCCGAGCCATAGTTGGTGGTCAAGGTCCTCCTTTAATTCTCATTCCAGGTTGGCCACAAACAGCAGAGGCATTTAGCGGTATCTTCGAGCCGCTTTCAAAACATTATCAATTTTTGGCCCTTGACCCCCCGGGCTTGGGTGATTCGGCTCCTCCCCTCAATGGCTACGATACTGCGAACGTGAGTAAAGTCATGGCCGAAGCTATTCACGATCACTTGAAAGACCGACCGTACCATTTAATTGGTCATGATGTGGGTGGATGGATTGCCTATCCTTGGGCTGCTCAATTTCAATCAAGGATCAAATCGCTCAGTATCCTGGACGCGTCAGTGCCGGGTTTCCTACCTCAGCTTCAGTTTCCGTTGCCTCACCCGACCAACATGCGTCTTTGGCAATTCTCCTTCAACGCGCTTCCTGAGTTACCGGAAATTCTGACTCGCGGTCGTGAGCGGGAGCTACTGACCTGGTTCTTTAAATTGAAGACGGTTCATGCCGATGCCTTCTCCAAAGATCATTTTGAACGCTATATCCAAGCCTATTCAAGACCAGGAGCGATGAGTCGGGGGTTCGAGTATTATCGAGCATTTGGAACCAGTGCGAAACAGAACCTGGAATTTGCAAAGACACCGCTCGATATTCCTGTCTTAGCTTTAGGGGGGGCCAGCTCCGTCGGTTCGGATATGATTCATTTGGTCCGAAACTTCGCAACCAACGTTTCCGGGGGCGCGATTCATGATTGTGGGCACTTCCTCCCCGAAGAGCAACCATCTGCCGTCGCGCGCAGACTGCTGGAGTTCTTGGATGCAAACCAAAGCGAGTGA
- a CDS encoding putative mitochondrial cytochrome b2-like protein (unnamed protein product) yields MVDKKLLSVRQISEHNAVRDCWIVVDNQVWDVTEFLEEHPGGSSIILKYAGRDATKAYSEVHAPSVLSANLSQEKHMGVLDESTIDDEWVKQPPTENPKVVLDHEKPPLHTLINSHDFELVASKTASKKTWAFYSSAATDLITRDANKSCFDRIWFRPRVLKNVRSVDTKTKILGIDSSLPLFVSPAAMAKLIHPDGECAIARACGNHGIMQGISNNSSYTMEELRDTAPSASFFFQLYVNRDREKSAALLRQCSANPNVKAIFVTVDAAWPGKREADERVKADEGLSVPMAPSKAKNDNKGGGLGRVMAGFIDPGLTWEDLVWVRQHTHLPVCLKGVMSADDAMLAMEAGLDGILLSNHGGRNLDTSPPSIITLLELQKRCPEIFDKMEIYVDSGIRRGTDILKAICLGATAVGMGRSMLFATNYGQEGVEHLIDIMKDELETAMRNIGITTLDEAGPHLVHTADIDHLVPESRQHPYARKVAKGRRSLHLSKL; encoded by the exons ATGGTAGACAAGAAACTTCTGTCTGTCCGGCAAATCTCAGAGCACAATGCAGTGCGAGATTGTTGGATCGTTGTCGACAATCAGGTGTGGGATGTGACAGAATTCTTGGAAGAACATCCTGGAGGATCTTCGA TTATCCTGAAATATGCAGGTCGCGATGCCACCAAGGCCTATTCGGAAGTCCATGCTCCAAGCGTTCTGTCAGCGAACTTGTCCCAAGAAAAACATATGGGTGTGCTGGACGAGTCCACGATCGATGATGAATGGGTCAAGCAGCCACCTACTGAGAACCCCAAAGTAGTCCTTGACCATGAGAAGCCGCCATTACATACCTTGATCAATTCGCACGATTTTGAGCTCGTGGCGTCAAAGACTGCCAGTAAGAAAACATGGGCGTTTTACTCCAGCGCTGCAACGGATCTTATTACCCGGGACGCCAATAAGTCTTGCTTCGACCGAATCTGGTTTCGGCCAAGGGTGCTGAAGAATGTGCGATCTGTAGATACGAAGACTAAAATTCTCGGAATCGACAGTAGCTTGCCATTATTCGTGAGTCCTGCAGCAATGGCGAAGCTCATTCATCCCGATGGCGAGTGTGCTATTGCTAGAGCTTGTGGAAACCACGGAATTATGCAGGGA ATCTCCAATAACTCCTCGTACACAATGGAAGAACTTAGAGACACCGCACCTTCGGcgagcttctttttccaatTATATGTCAACCGAGATCGTGAAAAATCAGCCGCGCTTCTCCGTCAATGCTCAGCAAATCCTAACGTGAAGGCCATCTTCGTGACGGTTGATGCAGCTTGGCCGGGTAAAAGAGAAGCAGACGAACGTGTCAAGGCTGATGAAGGCTTATCCGTACCGATGGCCCCATCGAAAGCAAAGAACGACAACAAGGGAGGTGGGCTGGGACGTGTGATGGCCGGTTTCATCGACCCTGGATTGACCTGGGAGGACTTGGTGTGGGTACGACAGCATACGCATCTTCCTGTTTGTCTAAAAGGCGTGATGTCTGCAGACGATGCCATGTTGGCCATGGAAGCCGGCCTCGACGGTATTCTACTTAGCAACCATGGGGGGCGGAACCTTGACACTAGCCCTCCATCGATCATTACACTTCTCGAACTACAGAAGCGCTGTCCTGAAATTTTTGACAAGATGGAGATATACGTGGATAGTGGAATCAGACGCGGGACCGACATCTTGAAAGCTATCTGCTTAGGCGCGACTGCAGTGGGCATGGGGCGCAGTATGCTATTCGCTACTAACTATGGCCAGGAGGGTGTCGAGCACCTGATAGATA TCATGAAAGACGAGTTAGAAACAGCTATGCGCAACATCGGAATTACCACACTAGACGAAGCTGGTCCACATCTAGTCCACACGGCTGACATTGACCATCTGGTTCCCGAATCCCGTCAGCACCCATATGCACGAAAAGTTGCCAAAGGGCGACGTTCGTTGCACCTCTCCAAGCTCTGA